The DNA region ATGCCGATCCAAGTGAACCTCGATCGCATACTGCTTGACCGACGCATGACCGTGACCGAGCTGGCGGAGCGCATAGGAATAACCCCGGCCAACGCCTCCATCCTGAAGACGGGCAAGGCGAGGGCTATCCGCTTCTCGACACTCGAGGCAATCTGTCGCGAGCTAGGCTGCCAGCCAGGAG from Actinomycetota bacterium includes:
- a CDS encoding helix-turn-helix transcriptional regulator, producing the protein MPIQVNLDRILLDRRMTVTELAERIGITPANASILKTGKARAIRFSTLEAICRELGCQPGDILAYTE